The DNA window TGCGCAGGCTGCGTTGATGACCGCCGTCATGCCGAAGATCGCGGCCAGGAAAAGCGCCATCGATGGCGCGGTGAGGACCTGGTACCCACCCCACACCACGGCAATGCCGGTCTGCACAGCGAGCAGGATCCAAAGATATGTGATCGGTCGCGTGATTTCGCCGGGTACCCCGGTGGCAGAGCCGTCGGCGGCGGTGCTGAGTTCAGCCTTGCCGGCCAGATAAGGGCTGTTTTCTTCCATGATCTAAACCTCCGTGGTTGATGCCCGCAGCATACCCCGTAGAGCCGGGCTCTGCCCGGCTGCCTTTTTGCGACTCACATCAACGCCGGAAGCGCATGACGCGGCGTTACAGGGCTGGGGGGCAGCAGGTGGGTCACCCTCAGACTTTCCCGATAGAAGAATCCATCCAATCCCTACAGTCTGGCGGCACGACTGGGCACAACACCCACGCCACCGGAGAATGAGTATCCCGTCCAAACCGTCGCAGACGGATGGGGATCATTGCCGCGCCGAAATCGCTGACTCTGGTAGCGTCGGTCGACAGACGACGGCCGATAACACCAATCGCTGCTGGAACGCATGACCTTCGAACGGAGACGCGCTTCTACGTTGGCGGTCCCTCGTCACCGTGCCGATCGCCGCTACCGGTCGTCGTCTATCGACCGACGCTACCGGTTCCACCAGCACCACCCAGTACCTTGCAGCTGGCACTACAGGCATCCCCGCGGAAAGCCTCCGTCAGCCTGGCGCGCACCTCATTATCAATGCGCCCCTCCGAGTCGTGCTTCTGCAGCGTCTTGTCGATGGCATCCAGGGTTTCCTTCCGCAGCTCAGGCGTCATCGCACTGGCCACCTCGAGCAGCACCGGCAGTGCTTCTGCGGTAGTCCGCGCGCGGCTGTTGGGATTCAGGTCGGTCAGCGTGGCCCCCATGACCAGCATGGAGATTCTAGGCTTCAGGTCATCGAGCAGCCGCCGCATGTCATCCAGCGTTGCCGCATCGCCAGGGCTGACACCGCGCTTGAGCAGCTCACGACTCTCAATGTCCAACTGACGCGCGGCGCACAGAATCTGCATGTTGGTGGTGCGGTCCAACGCCACGGACAGGCGCGAAAGGATATCGCCGGGATCGGGCGTGGCCTGCGCAAGACGCACCAGCTGCACGGTGGCGCTGTGCCCGTTCTCGCACGCGGTACGCAGGTCGGGCAGGACTTCGGGGCCGGCATCGGCCCGTGGTACCAGCACGGGGTCGGCAATATCCATCGCAACCATCATCGCGGTCACCAGGGTTTCCCGGTCGGGCACGTTCTCGGGGGAAGCCGCATCAGCCAGACCGGTCAGCGCGTGCAGGCGCTCGGTCTGCTGCAGCAATGGGCTGACCGGGGGCAGGGTGACTGTGGCCTGTGCGGTGCCGGCCAAAGCGGCCAGCGCGGTGAAGCCGAGCAGGCGTGTACGTAGAGCGACGACGTCCATGTTGCATCCTTGTCATTGATAGGCATCCAGAGTGTAGCCCTTTCGGTAGAGTCGGCCGACAGGCGACTGCCGTGAGGCCCACATCGCCCGGTAACGCATGACCTTCAAGCGGAAGGAGCTTCTTCATTAAAGTTCTCTCCCGGCCGTGCCGATTCCCCTTACGGGAAGCCATCTGAATGCCGACAGGGCGTGGCGGAGCCAGCATGATCAGCGCCAAAGAGGGAGTTTTGAAATGTCATTTCTAGACGAGGCAATAAAGGCGATGGCAATCAATCGCGGGAAGGGGGGCGCAGCGGTCGGTGCAGCGGGAAAGATCTTCGACAACCTCACACCGGAGCAGGCGAAAGCCATTGCGGACTCGGTGGAGGCGGTGGCCAAGAGCAGCGGCCCTTCATGGGTAGCCGAAGAGACCACCGAGCAGACCACGGAGCGTCACACATCAGACTTCTATACGGCCTCGATCAACAAAGCCGAATCTGAAGAAGAGCGTGACCGGATCCGCAAGCAGCGCGAGGAAGAGCTAGAAGCGGTCCGAAAGATGCGCGACGAGCTTCGCAAGGACCGAAGCAATAGCCAGCGCGGCATGGCGCTGCTACCCGTCCTGGCCATTGCGGGGGCAACGGCGCTCGTGGTCGCGCTCGGTGCCAGATACGTCAAACTGGACGAGGTCATCGAGCTGCTCGGTAAGGACTGACGAGTCCGGTGCCGGCCTGGGGTGGCGTCCGTCGCCCCCCAGTCGCATTCCGCGGCGTTTCACACCACAATGTCCGGGCACCATCGAACCGGCATCAAGGAAGGAACCCGCCTAGTGTCCAAGCACCCCAAGTCCGCACCGCCATCGCCAGACGATCTGCCGCTCGAGCCCATGAGCCCGGCGCTGCCGCAGCACCCGGACCACGCCATGTACAAGCAGATCCGCCAGCACGTCACCAAGCTGGACAAAGACCACGGCCGCACCTTCGATGACGTGAGCGAACGCCTCACCAGCAGCCTGCTCGCCCTGGCCAAGGCCAACTGCCTCACCCGCGTGGACCACGTGGTGCTCAGCAATCCCACCGACGAGTACCCCACGGCCCACAACGTGTTCGTGGTCGAAGGCGACCTGGACAACCCGGGCCATCGCCGCGCCAGCATGGAAACCATCGTGGCGGTCACACCGCCCTCGGAAGACGAGGAGCCGCGCTGAGGCCGCGCGAAAAGCGACCACACGCGACATCACAACGTCGCAAACGCCTCTACTTCACATCTTCACGCACGCCTATCCTCCTCGGGCATCACCCGACAGCGCAAGGAGCAGCGTGCAGTGAACACCACGAATCACCTCATCAGCAGCCGAGAAGAAGAAAAGCTGCGCAGGTCGGTCTGGGAGACCGGCGACTGGCTCACCGCCGAGCAGATCATCGCGTTGGCAGAAATGAGCGACTACCCACAACGCGTGCAGCCGGATATGTGGAGGAAGAAGGGCATCATCTTCTCCATCCTGCGCAACGGCGTGGAGTATTACCCCGGCTACGGCCTGGACCAGGACGACGGCTTCCGCCCCCTTCTGGCCATGACCATGGTCACCAAGATCCTCGCCCCGCACAGGGACTGCTGGGGCATGGCGGTGTGGTTTGCAGATGGCAACCCGCTGCTGGATGGACTGTGCCCGCAAGAGCTGCTGGAACTGGAGCCGAAGAACGTAATCGCGGCGGCGCTGGCCCTGGCGAAGGCAACGTAGAGCCACGCCCTGCGTGGCTTCAACCCAGTGTGATACGGTCCACTTGCGGCCGCCAACCGGCGAGCCCCGCCGTAGAACTCATCCATAAGGACCATGCATGAACGAAGCCACCCAGGAAGCACTCTTCGACCGCCAGCTCATCATCGACGGCTATCTGCACGATAGAAGCCCGCTGCTGCAGCGCCTGAGCGTGGCGGGGCTGTTTGAGGTCGACTCACCGGTGAACGCGCTGAATCTTCCGGTTGAACGAGTACTTGCAGAGAAGCTCGGCTGCGCCCAGTTCTGCGCCGAGCCGATCCCCAGCTATCGCGAAGGCATGCTGGGCCAGCTTCAGAAGATCGAGAACTCCACCCAGGGTCAAGCAGCCATGCAAGGCGATGAAAGCAGCCTGCGTTCTGCAGCGGAATCGATAGAGAATCTGCAGCTGACCATCAAGGCGGCGCTTATCAACGGCGACCTCGTCCTCGGCTAGATTTGAGGATGCCCCTCGTAGAGCCACGCCCTGCGTGGCTTCGACCAACCCAACCACCGCGAAGCCACGCAGGGCGTGGATCTACGGGGAATCATTGTTGCGACGACGCGCATGGCGCGTCGCTACGCGGTGCATACGGGCTTCTGACCCTTGCTTGCCGATACCAGGCTCACCGACGAGCTGCCACCTTCCTTGTGAAGCTTCAGCTGGCCATAGCCGTTGACCATGGTTGAAAGCTTCGCGTGCCCGTACTTCGAGGTGGTGAAGCCAGGGTGGCTCCTGCTCAAGTGTTGCCCCAGCGCATTGAGCGGCACCTTGCCGTTCGGGCTTGTGGCCGCAAGCTCGCTTACCTCGTCAAAGAAAAACTGAGGACAGCTTTTAGACTGTGGGCCAGTAGCCTTCTTGGCCGCCTTCTTCGCGGCAGGCTGGGGTGCCGGCGGCGCAGGCTTCTTTGCCTGGGTAACTGCCGGCGGCTTCGTCTTGCTTGAAGTTGCCTCTAGAAACCGGTCGCAGATCTTCCTCAATGGGGGAGGAGTCTTCGCATCGCCTACAACGTAGACCGTGGCACCCCGCTCCCTGAGCTTTCTGCACAAACAGACAAAGTCGCTATCGCTGGTTACCAGAACGAAGGTGTCCGCACGCCCATCAAGCAGTGCTTCCAGCGCTTCGAGCGCAAGCGCGATGTCGCTGGTGTTCTTCCCGGATGCGTGCTGAAACTGCAGGCAGGGAGCAAAGACCTCACCCGCGAGTACCTTGTTCCAGGTCCCACTCAAGGTCGTCTGGTTGCCGTAGCCGCGCCGAATGGTGACCCGTCCCGCCTGAGTGGCAATCGGCATGACGAAGTCAACGATATCCGGCGGGACGTTGTCGCAGTCAATCATGACTGCGACCTTTGCCTGTTGCTGAGCGTCTTTCATGATCACCCCCTTGATCACGTTGGATTTCCCAGGTTCTATCGGGCATCGCGAAGCCACGCAGGACGTAGCTCTACATGTGCATTGCGGGCTGTGCCTGTTCGCGTCCTTGTTGGCGTGCTTGCTCCTGCTTCACCACCTCCGCCTGCTCTAGGTTCTGCTGGGCGGGCTGAAGCATGGCTTCGCGTCCGTCCACCACCGCATTGAAGAAGGGCGGTTTGTCGCCATGGGGAGCATAGGTGGCAATCACGTTGTGCTCCCCATTCGGCCCCAACGCGCCCGTCACCCGGTCCACACGCTGGAAGGCCGGGTTCTCCGCCTGCTTCCGGTAGAGCGAGGCCGCCACGTTATGGCTCTGCTCCTCGTTCCAGTTGCCGGTCTTCTCCACCCACGTATGAATCTTGTCGTAGGCCGGATGGTCGGGGTGATTCGGGTGGTTGGGCAGGAGTGGTGGAGTAGGCGCTTGTGCCCCTGGATGCGGTGCGGTCACCGTTACAGCGTCCAACATAGGGGCGCTGCTCTGCGTCGGCGCGGGTGAAGCCGCCAGCTGGGCCTGGTGCCGAGCGACGTCTTCCACCGTGGTCGCGCTGTGCAGCACCACGCGGTTTCCCCCATCATCGCGGAACACTGCCACGGCACTATCCGCGCTTGGTGCATGAGTGTGAGGGTCCGGCATGAGCTCCAGCGTTATGCCTTCCGCATTGCCAGACTGTGCCAGCTTCTGCTGCACGGCGGCAGTGGTAGCGTCCAGCTGCTCGGGCGTACGCTCGATGCCATGCTTGGCGTACAGATCTTCCAGCTGGCCGCGTATGCCTTCAGGCTCAAGCTGCCGGTTCTCCCAGATCTGATCGGCCATCTGGCTCAGGCCCTGCACGCCGGCCTCCTGGCTTTGCCAAGTGAGTTCCAGCTCATCGCGCAGATTCAGATTGGCCGTACTGTCGAACAACACGCCGTCGTGAAGCCACTGCCCGTCGGATTGACGCGTGTAGGTCTGCCCGTTGCTGGCCTTCAGGGTGTCAGGGTTGTCGCGGGCGTTCTGGATGGCAGATGGAATAGCGGAGCTATCGCGCGTGGCGAAGTCATCCCAGCGCTGCTGTTCGTGGGCCACCATGTAGCGGGCGGCGAGGGCGGCCGGGGTATTGGCCGCATTCTGCGCAATGATGGTGCGCGATTGCTCATCCAGTATCGGCAGGCGTTCGGGATCCACCGGCTCACGATGGTTGCTCGGCGCGCGGCCATCGACCCGAGTCTGGATCTCCAGCATCCACTCGCCGCTGCGCGCGTCACGCACGTAGTCGCGGCCGATCTCAAAAGGTGCGCGCGGCGGATAGGTTTCCGCACTGGCGTTGATGTGGTACGGGTCGCGCGCAGGTGGCAGATTGTCCAGTCCCAGCTCGTAGGACGCCGTTGCGGCTTTGTGATTGAGCTGGCGCTCGAGCGTCCCAGTGGCCACATAGCTGGAGCGGAAGGTAACGTCGTTGCCCAGCGCATCCTGCACAGGGCGCACTTCGACGCCTGTGCCCAGATCAGTGCTTTGCACCTGTTGCTGGTGTGCCCCGCGATACCACCGCCCGTCCGGATCAGCAGGATCGCGCCGCCACGTGCGTCCGAGCGAATCCTCTTGTATGTAAACGCGGTCGATATCCTTCTGCTTTGCCCAGTTGTCGCCAAGATATGCACCAAAGGCACCGCCGCCGATGCCGCTGATGATGGCCCCGGGGCCGGTCCACGAACCTGTCGTCAGGCCCACGCCTGCGCCAGCGATGAAGCCGCCCACCGCGCCGCCGACATTGCGACCCACGAAATGTGCTGCGGTGGAGTCGGCGGCGGCGTCATTGCCTTGAGAGTGCAACTGCACCCACTTGTGCCCCGTGGTGCCGAAGTCGTGCGCCATGAGCGCAAGGCCGGCAATGCCGGCGACCTTCATGCCGGGGCCCATGCCGCCGGGCACGCGATGTGGCGCGGCTTCGACGGCAACTTCGGCGGCGGTTGCGGCACTCGGTGGGCCGCGCGGTGCGCCGGGTTGGCCGGGAGCACGCTGCGGCGGTTCCGGAGCCTCAGCGGTGAGGCGCGGGCCGTCGAGCGGCACTCCGCGCGCTGCGACCCAATCGAGCCGTGCGGTGGTCATCTCGGCGAGGCTGAGCGACTTGTAGTCGTCCAATGGGCGCGCGTATAGGGTTCTGGCTGGCGCGTCATAGCCTTCGATCGGCATGATCTCCAGGCGTATTTCGGCCACGGTGACCGCCTTGGTGCCATTGGCGGATGCGTGCTGGGCGAGGGTGCGCTCGAGCGCTTGGTACTCGGCAGCGGATTGGCTGACGAAGGCGAGGGGGTCTGGCCCGAAGGCGCTAACGGGATAGCCGTTGATGCGGGTGTTGGGGTGTTCAAGTGCCGTGGGCAGCTCGAAGTTGCTGAAGCCGCGATTGGCTGGGGCGTTTTCGACAAAGGCGACCAGAGGCTTGCCTGTGGCAATGGCGTTCTCGAAGTAACGCGGGCTTCCGGCGTTCCACATCATGTCCTGGAGGGCTCCGCTAGGAGTTCCCATCGGAACCAAGCCCTCCGCAATCAAATGACTCTTGAACTTCTCCATGGCACGCAGGAAGTCAGGGTGCTGGGATGGATTTTTCTGGATGTCATTGATGTACTCGCCCCACGGTGTATTGCCGATGATTCCGGCGCGATCCTTGGTCTGCGTTACGTACGCTTCGGCGTTATCGAAGTTGTACGCTTTATGGCTGTCCTTGCCGGAGAACCCGACGTACTCCCGGCCGGCTGCGAGTTCCGGCGGAAACTGCTTCATCTTGGCTTCGACGAACTCGGCATAGCTGGTAGCACTATCTGGTCCTGAGCCAGGAGACTTCAGGTACTGAATGACCCGATCCATCTGCTGTGGGGTGATAGGGCTATCATCAACGTTGGTTGCCGGCGTCAGCGTGGTTCGCGCGAAATCATCGAAGGTAAAGCTTGGCATCGTGGTTCTCCTTAACCAGCATCTGACGAAACAAACGCCTCCGCGAGCACAATCACTCCATCCGCGCGGGGTACGACATCGGCAGGGACACGTATGGAGTGCCGGGAAAGCGCGTCAATTCCAGAGAATACGAGATACCTCTTGTTGACCAAGCTGCCAGATTCCGTCTTGAATCCATCAAGCAGGCCTTGGGCCAACTCACGGAGATAGGTGAAATCGTCATCCTGGCTTCCGAGGATCGGCTTGACCCTCAGTGCGGCGGCAAGGGCGGGATCGGTGCTCAGGTCAATGGTAAACAGACGCTCGTGATAGCCGGGGCGCTTAATGAAGTACTCAACTCCTCCGACGCCCATTCCGGTGAGTCTCTCTTCGGACCGATGGAATGAGTACTGGTACTCCACTTCTCTAGCGTCTCCAGAAGCGGCATCAGCCTGCACACGTGGCTCGCCTATGGAAATTCCATTCGCTTCGTAAAAAGGTGTCTTGATTTCGGAGTTCAGATCCATCAGAACGCTTCGTCCCTAAGTTAAGGTGATCAGTCCGGGGATAGGCATGATGCCGGTTGTACCCCTCATCCCTGGCCGGCCCAACCATCGTCCCCCAACCCGATGACAGGCACAACCCGACCCACCCGGTCTTCAGTCCACCGAACTCCAAACCACCCACCCAATCTCTTGCCCTGAGACCGCGATCCCGTATCATCACAGGGAGCCAAAATTTGGCGCCAACCTGTCCTGGACGCTCCGCACCACATGAAAGCCCCCGCCCCTGAGCGTCGCACCAGCCTGCGCCTGTCGGCCGAGCAGCACGAAGCCATCGAGCGCCTGTGCCACCAAGACGGCGGCAAGGTGCCGATGAGCAGCTGGATCGCCCGGGCCATCGAGGACAAGATCGCCCGCGATACCGGCGTGGCCGAAACGCCCGGCGTCGCTTCCGGCACGGGTGGGCATCGCTTCTATGAGTTCTTCGCCGGCGGCGGCATGGCCCGTGCCGGGCTGGGGCCGGAGTGGCAGTGCCTGTTCGCCAACGACTTCGAGCCGATGAAGGGCCGCGCCTACCGGGAGAACTGGAACGGCGGCCACGACCTGCTGGTGGATGACATCAACAATGTCAGCCCTGCGCAGTTGGCCGACGAGGCCGACCTGGCCTGGGCGTCGTTCCCCTGCCAGGACCTTTCGCTGGCGGGTGCATACAAGGGCATCGGCCACTGGCAGGACAAGCAGCAGACCCGCTCGGGCACGTTCTGGGTGTTCTGGCGGCTGATGCAGTCGCTGCAGAAGGAAGGCCGCGCGCCGCGCATCATCGTGCTGGAAAACGTGTACGGCGTGCTCACCTCGAACGAGGGCCGCGACTTCGCCGCCATTGGCAGCGCGTTCTCCAGTGCGGGCTATCGCTTCGGTGCGCTGATGGTGGATGCACGCCACTTCGTGCCGCAGTCGCGCCCGCGTGTGTTCATTGTGGGCGTGCGCGACGATGTGGAACTTCCGGCCTCGCTGCTGGGCAGTGAGGCGCACCCCACCTGGCACCCGCCCCGTATGCAGGAGGCCGTGGCTGGGCTGAGCAAGGCTGCCCGCAAGCAGTGGTTGTGGTGGAACCTGCCTACGCCACCGGCGCGTGCGCTGCACTTCGTGGACGTGATTGAAGACGCGCCGACCGGGGTGAAGTGGGACACCGCCGAGCGCACCCAGAAGCTGCTGGGCATGATGAGCGAGGCCAACCGCAAGAAGGTGCGCGAGGCGCAGAAGGCGGGCCGGCGCATGGTGGGTGGCGTGTACAAGCGCACCCGCCTGGACGAGGACGGCAACAAGGTGCAGCGCGCCGAAGTCCGCTTCGACGACATTGCCGGCTGCCTGCGTACGCCGTCCGGTGGTTCCAGCCGGCAGAGCATTCTGGTGGTGGAAGGCCGGAAGATCCGCTCGCGCCTGCTGTCCCCGCGCGAGGCGGCGCGCCTGATGGGCCTTCCGGATACCTACCGCCTGCCACCCAACTACAACGACGCGTATCACATCGCCGGTGACGGCGTGGCCGTGCCGGTGGTGCGCCATCTGGCCGAACACATCTTCGAACCGCTGCTGCAGCATGCGCAGCGTGCCGAGGTGGCGGCGTGAGTCTGTTTCCGGACGCAGCGGCTCCGGCTCCGGCTGCGGATGCCGCGACGCTGACCGCAGACACGGACTTTCTGCAGGCACTGGTCACCTACAGCCAGCAGGCCAAGGTGAAGGGCAAAGGCGCACTGGCCGTGATGCTGGTGGTAAACGACCATGCCCGCCGCGCCGCTGCCAGCGGCACCTCCTTGAACGCCGATGACCTGCTCACCGAGCAGGGCGGGCAGGTGCTGGGCCTGGGCCGTGCCGCGGTGCAGGCCATCCTGGCCCAGCACGGCATCACCCGCGTGCTGGCGGAGGAGGGCGGCCGCACCAGTCGCGGCAGCATCGGCTTCATGCGCGGCTATGTGGCGTTCCTGAACGAACAGAGTGCCTTGCGTGGTGCGCTGGATCTGGCCGCCGCCGAGCGCTTCTGGATCAGCCGCGTGGAAGCCTTCTTCGCCGGGAAGCCCTTCAGCATGAAGCTGGATGCCGCCTGGAGCCTGCGCACCGCCGTGCGTCACCTCACTGCGCAGGCTGAAGCGCGCCAGAAGGAAGCGGGCGGCACCATGTACCTGGGCACGATGATGCAGCACCTGGTGGGGGCTACGCTTCAGGTTGTGCTGCCGGAAGCCGAGAAGGCGCTGGTGGTGCACCACGGCTCCAATCAGAGCGACCAGAAGCCGGACCGCCATGGTGACTTCGACCTGGGCGATGTGGCGGTGCATGTGAGCACTGCGCCGTCAGAGAGCCTGATCCGCAAGTGCGGGGAGAATCTGGGTAAGGGCAAGCGGCCGGTGATTGTGACCACGCGTCGTGGGCTGCTTACTGCGGAAGGGCTGCTGGAGAATGTTGGTATTCACGATCGCGTGGACGTGATCGAGTTCGAGCAGTTCATGGCGACCAATGTGCTGCAGTTTGGGCGCTTCAGTGTGGATGGGCGGCGTGAGGACTTTCAGCTGATTGTGGACGCGTACAACGACGTGGTGGAGAACCATGAGACCGACCCGAGCCTGCGCATTGAGATGAGCGGCGGGAAATAACGGGGGGCTTCTTCGTTCTCTGGTCATGCGTTACCGGGCGTTGCGCTGCCATCGGCGGTCGTCTGTCGACCGACCCTACCATTGCCAAACATCGCGACCGTGCCGCGCATTGCGGCCGCCGGTACCCCTCTGAACGCCCATTGATGCTGCACGGGTAGAGTCGGTCGCAAGACGACTGCCGATAACCCCAATCGGCGCATTAACGCATTGACCCCACCAACGAAACGCCTTTGGCGGAATCCACGCCCGACGACATCACCCCATCCGGATCGCCGGATTCTCCCGTCCCTGCCGCTCAACCTCCTGCTGCTGGCTCTGCGCCAATGCCTGCGCGCGATCCGCACTCGCCACTTCCAACCGCTGCAACGACTGCTCCACGGGCGTCTGCACAGCGTCCTGTGTGGACATCGCCGCACGTCGGTGCGCAGGATCATTCAAATCTCCCTGCACAACAAAGACGTTGCGACCGGGGCCATGTTCGGCAGTGGCAGCACTCAACACCACATGATCAGCTCGATCTAGATTGTTCTCGCGCGCCAGCGCCATCACACTGGCGGTCATGCGTTCGCTGAACTCGTCAAACGTGCGGCCATGCTTCGCGTCCAATGCAGCTACCTGCTCGCGAACCTGCTGCATCAGCGGATACTCGGGATGGCCCGGGCCGATGTCGGCAAGGCGGGTGATTGGCTGGTTCTTGTCTGGAACATCATCAACAGAACCGGTCTTCGGACTTGGCGTAATGGTTCGGAAGGTGTCTTCCTCATGAAACTGAGTCGACTTTTGCTGACGCTCCAGGCGTACTGCGCGGGCGTCGTTCAGCTCTGCTATGCGTGCGGGATCCTTCTCCTGCTCGTGGAATACATCGCGGCCCCCAGTTCTGTAGTTCACCCACGTTCCGGTTTCCTCGAAGTAACGCGAGTACTTGTTGTGGCTGCCAATCACGTTTGGATCGACGGTGTTCCGACTATCCGTCAGCTGACCTAGCTCCATGACCCCAAGCTTCACCAAGTAGGACCCGCCGTGTCGTGCTCCCTTCTCTGCGAAAGAGTCGACCATCGTGTCCCACATGCGGTTTACGCCCCAGTTGTCATTTACCAACATGTTCTGCCAGATATCTTCCACCTTCTGCGGACCAGAGTCTTCTTGTGCGGCCTGGAGCAGCACGCGAGGTGTCCAGCAGTTAGGGTCCAGATCATGTAGTTCGAAGGCTTTGTCATGGGCTAGCATCACATCCTCGCCCGGTAGATTAAGCGCCAAATCGGGGCGGCCTTCGCGAGTCCAGTACCTGCGCCGTTCCAGATCCTCAAGTAGGAGGGTCTGACCAAACTTTTCCCAGTCGCGCTCAGTCGGCTCCTTGTTCTCAAACCGAGAGCCGCGATCATGCTGGTGCTTCGCGTAGTCCTGAGCATAACTGTTCGCAACTTGACCCGGCAGATTGTCGTTACGAACAACGCCCAGCGCCAAAGTGCCGTATCCGTCAGCTCCAGGAAGCTGAGAAAGGTAGTTCCAGTACAGCTCGCGATTCCCAGCGTTGGCATGGCTGGCCAAGATGCGTAGGTCAGAATCCGTCCGTCCATTCATCTAATGCTCCTTATAAGTGGCGGATCAACTGACCTTGGAACGGGCTAGAACGCCGCGGATGGCGTCCTCCATTCGCTTCCAGTCTTTGAGAAAGACTCGCTTGTAGTTGATGCTGATCGAAAGGCGATCGTTGATATCAGTGATGTAGTGAACGCAGCCTGCGGCAGGGAGCTCGCCCGGGACGTCGATGATCTCGGCACCATCAAGCCTGACGCCATCCCTGACGTGGGCCTTGCTTCCGCACTTGATGTACGTACTAAGTCGACCGTCGGGAGCGCGCGCCACGTACCAATCTTGTTCCGACAATCGACCACGCGGTGGCGGTGTTCCGTACTTCGCCTCGTAGGCCTTGGCGAACAGTGCCATCTTCGCTTCGTCAACTGTGTAGGGGGTCAACCCCATGTCCTCAGGTTGCGCTACTCGCAAGTCCAGTCGCTCTTGCGGATCATCCCGCTCGAGCGAGTCCGGCGGTGTGATGGCCTCGTTGGATGCATGCCGTTCCAGCGACGTTTCTATCGGCAGTCGGTCGACGTAGTTGACAAGAATCCGGATCTCCTTCCGGAAATCATTCGTACGCGGATTCGCCCGCGCGCCCGGCGCACTCGGCCCCATATCCGGCCACTCGATCACCAGGCTCACCCCCTCGCCCGGCCACGGCGCGATCTGGCTGTCCAGGTAATTGGCCGGAATCCGGAACGTATGTGGTCCCAGCTTCACGTCCACAGGCGCGTCGGTATAGGTGTGCCCGTTGACGGTGCGGCCGACCTGGGTAGTCTCGGACATGGTCGAATTCCTTTCTGGTTCCGTAGGTGGTGCCTTGGCGCAGGCACTGGCGCAGACCGCAGCCGCAATTGCCAGCATCACGCAGCGCCCGGATGACATCACACGCATAGGGCCAGTCCATTGCATTGAGTGCGGCCAGTATAGGCAAGGCTGCCGGAACGCCGCCGGAACCGTGTCGCAATCTGCCTGCGCGGCCGACCTCTGCTACCATATC is part of the Stenotrophomonas oahuensis genome and encodes:
- a CDS encoding XVIPCD domain-containing protein; translation: MSKHPKSAPPSPDDLPLEPMSPALPQHPDHAMYKQIRQHVTKLDKDHGRTFDDVSERLTSSLLALAKANCLTRVDHVVLSNPTDEYPTAHNVFVVEGDLDNPGHRRASMETIVAVTPPSEDEEPR
- a CDS encoding DUF4928 family protein, which gives rise to MSLFPDAAAPAPAADAATLTADTDFLQALVTYSQQAKVKGKGALAVMLVVNDHARRAAASGTSLNADDLLTEQGGQVLGLGRAAVQAILAQHGITRVLAEEGGRTSRGSIGFMRGYVAFLNEQSALRGALDLAAAERFWISRVEAFFAGKPFSMKLDAAWSLRTAVRHLTAQAEARQKEAGGTMYLGTMMQHLVGATLQVVLPEAEKALVVHHGSNQSDQKPDRHGDFDLGDVAVHVSTAPSESLIRKCGENLGKGKRPVIVTTRRGLLTAEGLLENVGIHDRVDVIEFEQFMATNVLQFGRFSVDGRREDFQLIVDAYNDVVENHETDPSLRIEMSGGK
- a CDS encoding DNA cytosine methyltransferase, encoding MKAPAPERRTSLRLSAEQHEAIERLCHQDGGKVPMSSWIARAIEDKIARDTGVAETPGVASGTGGHRFYEFFAGGGMARAGLGPEWQCLFANDFEPMKGRAYRENWNGGHDLLVDDINNVSPAQLADEADLAWASFPCQDLSLAGAYKGIGHWQDKQQTRSGTFWVFWRLMQSLQKEGRAPRIIVLENVYGVLTSNEGRDFAAIGSAFSSAGYRFGALMVDARHFVPQSRPRVFIVGVRDDVELPASLLGSEAHPTWHPPRMQEAVAGLSKAARKQWLWWNLPTPPARALHFVDVIEDAPTGVKWDTAERTQKLLGMMSEANRKKVREAQKAGRRMVGGVYKRTRLDEDGNKVQRAEVRFDDIAGCLRTPSGGSSRQSILVVEGRKIRSRLLSPREAARLMGLPDTYRLPPNYNDAYHIAGDGVAVPVVRHLAEHIFEPLLQHAQRAEVAA
- a CDS encoding NYN domain-containing protein, whose amino-acid sequence is MKDAQQQAKVAVMIDCDNVPPDIVDFVMPIATQAGRVTIRRGYGNQTTLSGTWNKVLAGEVFAPCLQFQHASGKNTSDIALALEALEALLDGRADTFVLVTSDSDFVCLCRKLRERGATVYVVGDAKTPPPLRKICDRFLEATSSKTKPPAVTQAKKPAPPAPQPAAKKAAKKATGPQSKSCPQFFFDEVSELAATSPNGKVPLNALGQHLSRSHPGFTTSKYGHAKLSTMVNGYGQLKLHKEGGSSSVSLVSASKGQKPVCTA
- a CDS encoding XVIPCD domain-containing protein; its protein translation is MPSFTFDDFARTTLTPATNVDDSPITPQQMDRVIQYLKSPGSGPDSATSYAEFVEAKMKQFPPELAAGREYVGFSGKDSHKAYNFDNAEAYVTQTKDRAGIIGNTPWGEYINDIQKNPSQHPDFLRAMEKFKSHLIAEGLVPMGTPSGALQDMMWNAGSPRYFENAIATGKPLVAFVENAPANRGFSNFELPTALEHPNTRINGYPVSAFGPDPLAFVSQSAAEYQALERTLAQHASANGTKAVTVAEIRLEIMPIEGYDAPARTLYARPLDDYKSLSLAEMTTARLDWVAARGVPLDGPRLTAEAPEPPQRAPGQPGAPRGPPSAATAAEVAVEAAPHRVPGGMGPGMKVAGIAGLALMAHDFGTTGHKWVQLHSQGNDAAADSTAAHFVGRNVGGAVGGFIAGAGVGLTTGSWTGPGAIISGIGGGAFGAYLGDNWAKQKDIDRVYIQEDSLGRTWRRDPADPDGRWYRGAHQQQVQSTDLGTGVEVRPVQDALGNDVTFRSSYVATGTLERQLNHKAATASYELGLDNLPPARDPYHINASAETYPPRAPFEIGRDYVRDARSGEWMLEIQTRVDGRAPSNHREPVDPERLPILDEQSRTIIAQNAANTPAALAARYMVAHEQQRWDDFATRDSSAIPSAIQNARDNPDTLKASNGQTYTRQSDGQWLHDGVLFDSTANLNLRDELELTWQSQEAGVQGLSQMADQIWENRQLEPEGIRGQLEDLYAKHGIERTPEQLDATTAAVQQKLAQSGNAEGITLELMPDPHTHAPSADSAVAVFRDDGGNRVVLHSATTVEDVARHQAQLAASPAPTQSSAPMLDAVTVTAPHPGAQAPTPPLLPNHPNHPDHPAYDKIHTWVEKTGNWNEEQSHNVAASLYRKQAENPAFQRVDRVTGALGPNGEHNVIATYAPHGDKPPFFNAVVDGREAMLQPAQQNLEQAEVVKQEQARQQGREQAQPAMHM